TCCCCCATGATAAATGAGTTCTATACTTCAACTTTTGccatattaaaaaatataatattattattggCACGATGAAATATCAATCCTCCTAAATTTGCACATCTAACGATGAGTGAGTAATTAGACATATTTCTTAGTATTATTAGCTAAAAAAGTTTGACTACGCCAAATAGAGGGCATGATGATTATACTTACATTtccctctccaacaactcatgTTTATTGCTATACTCTTCCAATGATAATTGAGCTTTATCCCTCTTCCATTAAGCATTGGGAAGATGAAATTTCAATCTTCCAAATCTAAGCAGTTTGTTGAAATTTTGAGATGTAAAATTGCACCAGTAGGAGAACATCCGGCCTTAGAGGGAAGTACCCGCACAAGCAAGTGTGGATGAAGCAAAATCAAGAATATCGACTTGAATAATGCAAACATTGGTGACAATACAATGTCCCGAAAACCTAAGGGTTCTTCCGCAAGGTTTGTCCATGCCTCCATGGTAGGTGAATCAAGTTAAGATCAAGCCAAAAGGCATAGTCAatcaacaatagatatgagaTGAAAGCTAGAttagaagaaaattttgaagaagTTACATTGTCGTAAGTTAGGGTTACTGTTACTTCctaaattcattttatttatattttgaaatataaCTTTCAAAATATATTAGATTAaaatatctattttattttattttgtttctcatGTTTTTTCTAGGCATAAAAGAAATGAACATTTTAACATCATGTCACTTTTTTCCACCTTCCTTTgtaatacatttttttgttttttttggtaaagtttgtAATACATTAACTAATAGCTCATGTTTGTACAACTTATGAGATTTTATTATGCATGGGAAAAGCATTTATTTGAGCATATTTATGGTTACAAAGGTTATACCAAAATCTTAAGAGTAATGACTAGGTCACCAACCAAATGACTTGAGAGGAAAGGGCACAAAGGCATGACAATGGGAAAACATTATAACAGGAAAAAAGTACTCACTACATAGCATGTAACCACCCTCTCGTGTCTCATCCACTCTTTGGAGATGAACACTTGTTGTTGAGATAGGTCCAAatttaaaatctcattttttttggagaatcaTTATCGAATTGGATGTCTCACTCAATTATTTGACTGTCACatatatttctttattttttctaagatagttttatttcaatttccaactttttttttttattttttatgaacatttttaaaagtattatattgagaaaaaagaaagagaaaacttGCAATGATGAACTGAcaaatttttacaaaaaaaaaactgttaaaTTTAAACCCTAACTCAGTTTAATATTTATTTACTCAAAAAATGTTAATTAATGCtttcaagaagaaaattttttttgaatgggAACACCATGTATTGCACAATTTCaatctttttttcaaaaatcgtTTTACCATAAGCAATTTTTAACCACTTTTGTCCACTTGATTTTGACATGTTATCagatatttattaaaaaaaaaaaaaaatgccacgATGTGGGCCCCACTCGGGTGGTCCCAATGTACTGGAGCGATCATCGGCACCGTCGGAACACGTTGTTTTGGCATCTTCCTAAAAACCAGAAAGAAACAAATGTGTTGGGCTCATCTTAGCCATTGGATATAATCAATCACGTGATATACTGCGTGGTGGAGGGAAACTAGGAACTCTCTCTCGTCTGCGGATTCTGGCGCTAATGTCTGTCACTATCACGCCCCCTAATGCTTACGCAATTATGGGGCCCACATAACTAACGACCgtactatatatattaatatcTTAATCACAACGAGGGAAACCTCAACGCAGGCACTCCACATCACTCTCCCAATTCTCCCTAGCCTCCCAGTCACTGACTCCCCCAAGCCATCATCAGCTCAGTCTTTAAAACGGCTCGACGCGAAGCCGAGCCAGCTAACTCTGTGGCTCTCTCTCTGCGAGAGATGAGAGAACACATACTACAGCAGTCGCACGAACGTGTTTCGCTCGCTGCCTATGCGCTGCGTCCGTACACGTGCCGGAGGAATCATTTAATTGTTTTTTCGCGAATCTGAAACGTGGCCGTCTTTGGAAGATCAGTACCGTGAGAATCCAAGGGGTGGGGGTTTACTGTTCGGATTCGAAAGTACATTAAACTACCGTCCTAAAAAGGTTCTGGGGATCCGCGTAGCTGCCGCGTTTCGAATCCGTAATGGGTATCTGTTTCCTTTTTCGTTtgaacttttatttattttatttatttttatttttttattttattatttctacCTCATAAAGCGATAAAAGGATATCACTAGAATCAATGCAAATGACACGTGGCGGAATATTAGTAGTTGATGAGACCTCGATTATTGGTGACCTTTAAAACCGatatgtgtgcatgtgtgtgagTGCTGTGACGTCACATCAATGGTTACGGAGCCCACGAGGTGGCTTTTGTTCGTTTCAGTTCATCTTCCGATAGTTATTTTTTGTTGGACTAAAATATCCTCCTTATCATGTAAATTACCATTCTGATGCATTCCTTTTGATTATTAGCTTTACTTTTCTTCTTCCGTTGACTATTTACGTAATGTGTAACGTTCCATTTCTGATTCTGTTGTCGTCCTTTTCTATCTAAAATTGAAGAATCTCTCCGATCCTCCTCTGTTCGCGTTGTTGGGAACATGGTTTAAGGAATCAGATTAGAATCCGCTGTATCCGCTAATCTGTATCGGTATCAATAGAGATAGGTTCGGGTTAATATTGGTGGAGACAGATTCGTATCGGTATCAATAGAGATCAATACAGATTCCTAATTGATGTCTGATACAATATCGATCTATGGAAACTGACCAAGGataaaactataaataaaatCGATTATCATTGAAATTTAAGAGTAAAATTGTCTGATTCGGATCAATATGAGTTGATCCAATCTGATATCGTATTGGTATCAATCCCCATATCTGCTAATAAAACCTTGGTTGAAAGTTAAGTACTTGGGACTTCAGACCATGGTTCAAGCTATAGGTCGATATTGTACGGCTAATACGGTATCGTTGGAATGGCATAGGTTAGAGGTAAAATTgttcaaaaatccaattttttttaagaaaatcagggtcaaaattgCTCAATATAAACCAATCTGTGACAATCGATATTGGTTATGTATCAATTTTAAAGATGATCGATGTCTAGTCTAATACTATGCACTAAATCCATGTTTGGGACAGACCTTCAACAGTTAACATTTAAACCTCTCAATTTCCTAGTTTTCACAGGTTTGTTTTATAGAGGCTCAAAGACAAAATCATGTgaaaggagttttttttttgattttttggcttGGTATGACCTAGCACGTTATACTGTAAGCACTCACCAACAAAAGGGCATGATGGTATTGTCATACCCTTTACcaacaaaccaaaacaaaagagaTGGTGTTGACATACCTTAATCTTTATGTCTCACAACATGCTTTAAAGGGCATTCGAGATATTTATCAATTAATATCAGCGTCATAAtgatttttgtcttcttctcttatctaaaacctaaaacctagaCATGGTTACATCGTTAcaccaagaattttttttttttgtgttctcACCAAAAAAATTATCACTTTGTGTGTTTTTAACTTTGAAAACAATGATAACCATGTGAATATGGTCGCCATGTCGAATTTAACTTAAatttggtgcataaataaatcatatccatttttatttttattttttaaaaaaaatttgtaataaaataaaaacttattCCATTGAACGCAATTAAGATTTACACACTAAATCAAACGACATTGGAGCTAAAATTAAACCATCAAGGCAATTTTACTAGTGAACCACCCATGACCCATTTGTGCATAGTCAATATCAATCGAGATGGGCATAGTCTAAAAATATTTTGATGTATATAATAtaggaaaaggttctttgagccaTTGGGGTAGGTTACACTAACACCTCTGTCTCTATCTCTAACCTCATGTGAAATTACCTCACTATCCTCCAATGTAAGATATCATTTTGTTGAACCTCATTGGTGCATTTTTCTATGCCACTTGTTCAAAGAACCCTCTCTCATATAATATATAGAATACTACAACTGTATAATTATTGATTTCTTACAAATATTCatattttcatcatttatactgtatttttatttagaagttattttttatttaactgCTTTGTAATGGTGTGTCAACTTGGTTGGGGCCAACCCCAATTTGCAAGAAAACAAAGTATTGCTCTTCTTGATAATCACTGGCTTTATATATATTTCGATAAATAACAAGAATGGAATGCTTTATTCTCAACAAGAAAAGGTAGAGGTTTTTTACAACTATGGAGTAGGAAGCTGCATCGTTGTTAGGGCAAGAGACAATTTTAGGGATTTACATCTTACTTGAGGAGCGAGAATATCAATGTGGATCCCATGGCTCATTATGTGAGGGCGCGTGAAAAAGAATCTCCACTCTTGTGTTGTGGAGatcttttcccaaaaaaaaatcatgaatgaTATGCTTAGACTCAAATGGTTGAATCTTTTCCTAAGGGTTGATATGCTTGTTTGCCACATTCTCTAGTCTAAGTGCAAATCCAACAACCAATGCTCCACATTCTTCTTGGGCTGTTTCAAAAGTTAAAACTTGAAAGTAGGGAATCCAACTAAGACTcagttgggctgggctttttcTAGCCCAATACTAACTTTAAGGGTAACCTGGTTCAATTCTTGCTTGGCAATGGTTTGGTAAGGCCGTAATGGCGGACTGAAGTTGAACCTAATGTTAAGGCTAGTTGATTTCCCTCataaccttttttgtttttgggttcatGGCTATCCTCATATCAAACGTTATGGTCCTTTTGTTTACATGTAAAAGGTTGTAAAAAGGATAATTTTCcaacgaaaaaaaaaacaagaaaatatgaTTTGCATGAAAAATTTTACAATGAaagaaacaagacctaatggtAACCCAGGGTTTTAGCAAAGGAAAAATGTGCTCACCCTTAAGCCAGGccttgggagggggaggggggattttAAGGCCTAATACAACTAAAAGagaatgggcttgggccttGCTTATCAAACACAATGAGCGATAATATACTATAcctaattattttttgggtaacaaTATACTATACCTAATTAACATGTAGACATATATATATCAGGaggtgaattattattgtcacaaggACCTGTTATTATTCCAAGCTTCACAAGACGACATCTATTCTACAATGTGGACAGATGATTTGTCCATTCCAATGGTTTAATAGTATCGATtttcaaagtctaattcaatcaagggTAAAAGATTTGCACAATGTCAGctaaatttcaaaattgcatGTTGGCACCCCTCATAGGATTCAGATTACTGTAGCACACCTTCTGTAAAATGTCTCATATGCCCccctatttttaatatttttcccacAATGCACCTCTGTCAAGGCATGAACCTGGACATTGTCCGTGTACCAAACCATCTCccttcaatcaaatatcctctcaggttccctgccctgTGCAGTCCATCAGGTTTGTCTCATAGGGGGAgagaaaatgaccaccttaccccctgcccgggtggggtccacccccctcttattagaggcactagggaactgtaccaggcagagaacctgagaggataattttccatatTGGCATGCATCTAATGTATGTCCATGCGTGTGTACTTTAGACATTATTGTGCATTCTCCCAACTTTAGGTATGAATAGACAATTTAGATAGAAAAACCATGACAAGGGACAGTTCAAATCGATCTTCATAAATAGTTGTGACTTGTGACCATGGTTTAAAGAATTGGTATCAAATTGGCCGTATCGATTGATATCGATACTTGTCCAATTCTGTATCAATGTAACGATTTGCTTTAATGGtaaatgtgtttaaaaaatTGCCAATAGTGAGGGTAAAACCATCTGATCCAAGCCAATACGAGCTGATCCGTATTAGTATTGTCTGATATTGATATTTTAAATCATGGACGTATCATATCAATATCGGTGCCCTCAAAGATACTGATATTGTAtgatttttttacatttttaccctacATCCGTACCAAGGTTGTGACACCAAAAACTACCATGAAAAACAATGGTTTTGCATGTATCCAAAAGGTTTTCTATGTATtcaccggaaaaaaaaaagaggtttttttttacGTATATCCTCAACTTTTTACCATATTTGTGTATATTCACACATGTCCTATACTTCTCTTAACCTTGATTACCCCCAAAAAAGCCAACCGGTTGTGTAGCTAATGAAAGTAAACAAAGAGGTATTAGTTTGGAtacaattttcaattttttagagGACTAACACAGCCTTTGTGACCGCGTTCTTTTCCCCACccataaaggggaaaaaaacttcTCTTAAACTTGGATATCAAGTATCAACAATCCTCTCAATTCCCATTAGGGATGTCTAAAAAACCAGGCCAGCCTGAGCCTGCCCTAACTAGACCTGAGCCCGGAGAGGGGCTGGTCAAGCTTGGGATTAACATAGGATCGGACTCGGTTGAGGTATCGCACTAAGTCCAGccctatatgtatatatatatatatatatatggctaATCAGGGTCGGCCCGGCCCAATCAGAGTCAATCAgggctgggccgggccgggcttgaAAATACCCTGGTAGGGTCAGGCTGGGTTCGGTGTATGGGATTGAGTTTAGGTTAAGCCCCTTGGGATTGAGTAGGGTTTAGGACAAGCCCGGTCCACCGGCCCGTTGACACTCCTAATCCTTTTTTTGGTAGGAGACACCCCTGGCCCTAATACCCATACTCTATTTCAAAAACTGGAGGAGTCTTGTTGCATCTTCAATTCAACCTTACGTCGTTTCGTTCCACCAAATCCTTGCCTCGAAGACTCCTTAAGTCGGCAACTCGGCTTAACTTCAGGTaatcccatctctctctctctaagggTGAATTTGCCGTAATGACTGAAAAAGAGTCGGAGTTTCATGTCCTAACCCCTACAGTCGAAAAACTTGGATTCTTAATCAGCATTGGAGAAACCAGAAAACCAGCAAacattaatgaaaaaaaaaaaatctccatacCCATGTAAGAAAACCTCGTTAATCATATATTAATGCCAAAAATAAGGTTGTTGCTAACCTGATTTCCCTGCACAATTTCATCTGTTGATGGAAATCATGAATTTCTATCGCATCTTTAATATTTCATTGGTATTGTTATATTTTCACCCCTAATGGATCGAGTAGACTAAGCATGTATGCAAAGATGGTTCCCTTAACCAAGTTTGCAGAGGCACTTTTACTCAGATTGCTGATTTGAAAATTTAGATGCTTTCGGAAATCAAAGcgagttattattatttttttatttaattgcatttGAATGGGATATTATCCGGTTAGATGACCTATTCGAAATCAGATAGTGCCATATTCACTTAATATATGCTTAGTCGACAACTAGTTTTGCTTACTTCTTGTGATATTTTAGTATAATTGTGCAGTTTTTCTAAGCACAATTGCCTATTTTGTTATAGTGCATCTCTCAAATGCTTGATTAGATAAACCCAGCTTCATGATATTTATGTTACCTATTCACAATCACATGTATTTTGTTAGGAttgatttaaaaataaaaataataaagtaTAGTTAATTTGCAATTGCATTGGGATTCTTTTAAATTACAGTTTGAAGTTTTTGTTTTTCGTTCAATTTTGCTTCTTGAATAATTGAATGATGAATCTATCAGGAAGCATCTCTAGTGTTAATTTCTCAAAATGTCTggtgaagaggaagaaaatgctGCAGAACTCAAAATTGGAGATGGTAATAGTTTTctactctctttcctttttcttttcttgagtgCCCTGTTTGATGCCCCTCCCacgagaaaggggggggggcattGAATGTGATTTAGCATCAGAGAAAGTGGATGTAACTTTTCTTTGTTACATAGCTCTATTGGAGAGCTGATATATTTTTACTTTCATATTGATATGAGCAAAAATTTTCTGCGATGTGAGATCATTGAAGGGACACAAAAAAGAGTTATTACCTAATCTGCCTGAAAGCACACAGAATTATGTCCGACTGAAATTACCTCCTTAGAAGAGGCTGACCGAATCCTTTTATCCTTCTCTACCTCATCTTGGCTCTTAGATAATCTCAGGATGATATAAGTGAGCATCACCCTTTCGGACATCATTATGCCTGGAATTATTAACTGTTTGTTGCtgttgtatttatttatttgtcattGTGATACTGAATATATTTAGGGTTACTTCCTTTTTCCATCTAGGTCTCCTGTTATGCTTTTACAGGATATAACTTTATTTTTctcatccttttttttaatttttattttaactttaGAATTTTTAAAGGCCAAGTGTTTAATGAATTGTGAAGTTGCACTTATCCTTGATCGGAAATATGAGCAGCTTCAGCAAATGTCTGATGATCCTACAAATCAAATTTCTCAGTGAGTGTTAAAAAGCTTTTCTCTTTTGTGGTAACTGAGCAAGATTGATTTTTACGGCTTCAATCCATCTAATCTTATGCCAGCGAAGTTAATatcatgcattttttatttttcagagtATTTGAAAAGTCATTGCAGTATGTGAAGCGCTTTAGCCGCTACAAAAATCCTGATGCTGTTAGGCAGGTTCGAGAGTATCCTTCAAATTTTCAGACATCTGATGATAGTCTTTTGTCATACTGATGGAAAATCTGATCCTCATGTTTAAATCGAGGACCCAAAGGGATGGGATCTGCCAGGTGGATCTCCAAACAACAAAGAATAGTTTAGGAAAACGAACAGGACAGAAAATGAAAGAACTGAAAATTTCAGAATAAGAGAACCTGAAGAAAAAACTTTGTAACTAAGTAGGAGCGTAAAATGACCTGATACTCTGGTCGACTGTGCTGTCTGATGGGTACTATTAGTCCACAAAAGATCTCAGGATTCTGAGATCAAATAGATTGTGTGATGGGGTAGTCCTAGTACATCTAGGAAATCAGAACAGGATGGCTAGAACTTGAATTCTAACCGTTCACACACAGAGTTTCAGAACAGAATTAAATAGAGCAAGTTTCAGAATCTTATGTATCAAACTTGAAGCAAATTCTGATCAATAACGTGAGAGATGTATGAATTCTAagttaacaaaaaataaaaccagaaGCAGGGGTGCTGCAAGGTATGGTATAGAGAGTGACCTGAAGTAATgaggaaataaatagaaaacaaaagaatgaagaaagcgagagagaagagaacaggAATCCGCGTACGGGATCAGATCCCTGGAATCTGCCAAGCCAACCCGAGAAATCCACTCAAATTGACTGCAAATCCTCATGGCACACAAAGTtggaaaataaaaa
The sequence above is a segment of the Telopea speciosissima isolate NSW1024214 ecotype Mountain lineage chromosome 7, Tspe_v1, whole genome shotgun sequence genome. Coding sequences within it:
- the LOC122666649 gene encoding DNA-directed RNA polymerase II subunit 4-like translates to MSGEEEENAAELKIGDEFLKAKCLMNCEVALILDRKYEQLQQMSDDPTNQISQVFEKSLQYVKRFSRYKNPDAVRQVREILSRYQLAEFELCVLGNLYPETVEEAIAMVPSIKTRGRGLDDEAIEKMLNDLSLIKKFE